A single Acetomicrobium thermoterrenum DSM 13490 DNA region contains:
- a CDS encoding sigma factor-like helix-turn-helix DNA-binding protein, with protein MADKCEDFLKSRIEMSLLYDIYGGLLTDKQRKAFELHEMSDWSLSEVADAIEVSRQGVFELLQRARKRLVEIEEVVGFKRTLLALEEYKKNLEKLLDQHEKELSEEFKSKMSELLSELRKIGDQDV; from the coding sequence ATGGCAGATAAGTGTGAGGATTTTTTGAAGTCTCGAATCGAGATGAGCTTGCTTTACGATATCTATGGCGGTCTTTTGACCGATAAGCAGAGAAAGGCCTTTGAGCTTCACGAAATGTCCGATTGGTCTTTATCAGAGGTAGCTGATGCCATAGAGGTTAGCCGACAAGGGGTTTTTGAGCTCCTTCAACGTGCGCGAAAGAGGTTGGTTGAAATAGAGGAAGTAGTGGGTTTTAAACGAACCTTACTTGCTCTTGAGGAATATAAGAAAAATCTGGAAAAATTGTTAGATCAGCACGAAAAAGAACTTTCGGAAGAATTTAAATCGAAAATGTCAGAATTGCTTTCGGAATTGAGAAAGATAGGTGATCAAGATGTTTGA
- the gyaR gene encoding glyoxylate reductase, with product MDCKPKVLVTSRIPEEGMRILEEYCHIKVFDYEGVFPRDLLLKEVKGVDAIVCLLADKIDGEVMDAAGPQLKIIANYAVGFDNIDIEAATKRGILVTNTPGVLTDTTADLAWALILATARRVVEGDKFLRQGKFKGWKPMLLLGTDVHHATLGIIGFGSIGRAVARRAIGFDMKVIYYSAHRASEEVEKKLNAEYRSLDDLLREADFISIHVPLTKETRHLIGERELKMMKKEAYLINTARGPIVDEKALAKALKEGWIRGAGLDVFEREPEVASELLELDNVVLLPHLGSASYATRAKMATMAAENVIKALKGEVPPNLVNSEVVKRS from the coding sequence ATGGATTGCAAGCCCAAGGTTTTGGTGACAAGTCGCATCCCTGAAGAAGGGATGCGCATTTTAGAGGAATATTGCCATATCAAGGTGTTCGACTACGAAGGTGTCTTTCCTAGAGATTTGCTTTTAAAGGAGGTCAAAGGAGTAGATGCCATCGTATGCCTGCTTGCCGATAAAATCGATGGCGAGGTGATGGACGCAGCTGGCCCTCAGCTAAAAATCATCGCTAACTATGCCGTAGGCTTTGACAATATAGATATAGAGGCAGCCACAAAGCGTGGCATCCTGGTTACTAACACCCCTGGTGTGCTCACTGATACGACGGCCGATCTGGCATGGGCATTGATTCTAGCCACGGCTCGCAGGGTAGTTGAGGGCGATAAATTCCTGCGCCAGGGGAAGTTTAAGGGATGGAAGCCGATGCTTCTTCTGGGCACCGACGTTCATCATGCAACGCTTGGCATCATCGGCTTTGGAAGCATCGGAAGGGCAGTGGCGCGGAGGGCAATCGGCTTTGACATGAAGGTCATATATTACAGTGCCCATAGAGCCTCCGAAGAGGTGGAAAAGAAGTTAAACGCCGAATATAGGTCGCTTGATGACCTGCTTAGGGAAGCCGATTTCATATCTATTCATGTACCCTTAACCAAAGAAACTCGACATCTGATCGGAGAGCGGGAATTGAAGATGATGAAAAAGGAGGCATATCTTATAAATACCGCAAGGGGACCAATTGTGGACGAAAAGGCCTTGGCGAAGGCACTTAAAGAAGGTTGGATTAGGGGAGCAGGTCTTGACGTCTTTGAGCGAGAACCAGAGGTAGCCTCCGAGCTTCTTGAGCTTGACAACGTTGTCCTGCTGCCGCACTTAGGTTCTGCATCATATGCTACACGCGCAAAAATGGCAACCATGGCAGCAGAAAATGTCATTAAAGCGCTCAAAGGAGAAGTACCGCCTAATTTAGTAAATTCCGAAGTTGTGAAACGCAGTTGA
- the ffh gene encoding signal recognition particle protein — translation MFDSLKERLEGIFSKLRGKGRLTEEDINDALREVRRALLEADVNYKIAKDLVERIKERCLGQEVLSSITPAQQVYAVVYEELCNLMGGKKERLNFAAKPPSVFMLVGLQGSGKTTTAVKLALKISDSHKPMVVACDLRRPAAVKQLKVLAEKARILFFGPEEAGSGNVMDVTRKALSYADAHLIDVIIFDTAGRLHIDDDLMTELEQMHKLLDPSEVLLVIDSMTGQEGVNVAEAFKEKAGITGVVLTKLDGDARGGAALAVKAATGVPIKLVGVGEHLEDLEEFDATRMAQRILGMGDMEGLLEKIQKSGDTKEIERVQKNLQDNKFTLDDLLVQLRQVQKLGPLDKVMDMLPLPGKVKSQVSDIDFRRIKHVEAVILSMTPEERKKPEIIKGSRKRRIASGSGTSVQMVNQVLKQYEQMKEIFKRFGKGKGKFKGLKLPKGLF, via the coding sequence ATGTTTGATTCCTTGAAGGAACGGCTGGAAGGGATATTTTCCAAGTTAAGAGGCAAGGGGAGACTTACTGAAGAAGATATCAATGATGCACTTCGCGAGGTCAGAAGAGCGCTCCTCGAGGCGGATGTAAACTACAAAATAGCAAAGGATTTGGTAGAACGCATTAAAGAACGTTGCCTGGGACAAGAAGTCTTGTCGTCGATAACCCCAGCGCAGCAAGTGTATGCCGTCGTATATGAAGAGCTTTGCAACCTGATGGGTGGCAAGAAAGAAAGGCTAAATTTCGCCGCTAAACCGCCATCGGTATTTATGTTGGTCGGATTACAAGGTTCCGGTAAGACCACCACGGCAGTAAAACTGGCGCTGAAGATATCTGACAGCCACAAACCTATGGTCGTGGCCTGTGATCTACGTCGTCCTGCTGCTGTAAAACAGTTGAAAGTACTGGCTGAAAAAGCTCGTATACTTTTTTTCGGTCCCGAAGAGGCTGGTTCGGGCAACGTGATGGATGTGACTAGAAAGGCTTTGAGCTATGCCGATGCTCATTTGATTGATGTCATAATATTTGATACTGCAGGACGTTTACATATTGACGATGACCTTATGACAGAACTGGAGCAGATGCATAAACTTCTGGATCCCAGTGAGGTGCTTTTAGTTATCGATTCCATGACGGGTCAGGAGGGAGTTAACGTAGCCGAGGCCTTTAAAGAAAAAGCCGGCATAACGGGTGTGGTTTTAACCAAGCTCGATGGAGACGCTCGCGGAGGTGCCGCTCTTGCTGTAAAGGCAGCCACAGGTGTTCCAATTAAGCTCGTTGGGGTAGGAGAACACCTGGAAGATTTGGAGGAGTTTGACGCTACACGAATGGCCCAACGTATACTTGGAATGGGAGATATGGAGGGCCTGCTCGAAAAAATACAGAAATCTGGCGACACCAAAGAAATCGAACGAGTTCAAAAAAACCTCCAAGACAACAAGTTTACCCTTGATGATTTGTTGGTCCAGCTTAGACAAGTTCAAAAGTTAGGACCACTTGACAAGGTTATGGATATGCTCCCTCTTCCGGGAAAGGTTAAGTCTCAAGTGTCAGATATAGATTTTAGGCGCATTAAACATGTCGAAGCTGTCATACTCTCGATGACGCCGGAAGAAAGAAAGAAACCCGAGATTATAAAGGGAAGCAGAAAAAGAAGAATTGCAAGCGGTTCCGGTACGAGTGTTCAAATGGTAAATCAAGTTTTAAAACAATACGAGCAAATGAAGGAGATATTTAAGCGCTTTGGAAAGGGTAAGGGCAAGTTCAAGGGCCTTAAACTTCCAAAGGGATTATTTTAG